In the genome of Aedes aegypti strain LVP_AGWG chromosome 2, AaegL5.0 Primary Assembly, whole genome shotgun sequence, the window gcaccagccgtcggttgaaacaagaaattgcggtggggaatgatgacgatgacgacgccgtccatcttgttgtaggaacttgagaaaggagcccacgcctaacaaatacatacagcttctcctccCGTCGGGGATTGATCGCTCTGAaaatatgtgtgagcaagtcgcgcatgtacgttgctcgtgttgctgccgggaagcatattCATATGCTTGATCGATcatgcatctgaatcagatagatacaatgacatcatgatgctcaatcttgtgctcaatatcattcccctatatgcacgcaatgcgctaataatatgaaaagagaagttgcagctgatccaatccagcgaaacggtaaaacatggtttggcaagaagaccaaaatacagttttgtgtaactcattctgtttttgtcacttgagcgttttcaattttgcgaggcagttcgactctgaaaatatcgactgaaatgattgagaagcagttattgtggcattctatacatctaagtagtgtctcagacacgcttctacaaatcattctaccttttaaactccattccaaagctttattcaggaatgtccaatgtaacattagaatcgtgtttattcataaatgttacataggacatgtggttggttctctgatcaaaggtccaatgtaacaattgattaaaagcgatgcagttttgaacattggtcattttgttaagcttttaatagattaatttattgttaatatatcagaacgagtgttctagtgtgctgcttagtggtgcaacgcaaatgatttacaatgataatctcgatttgtttacatttgttacttaggacgttttgaaaagttacgcgagaaatctTAAAAACATTCGTTCACcgaatttttagaaaatcctggagtTTATCTAGTGATTCTTCTGTGCCTTTACTGATTTCTTATAATTTCCACCAAAATTGTCGTTCAGTTTTCCAAGATTTCTACTAAGAATTTCTCTAATAATACCTTTAGAAATTACTCTAGAGATTCATCCTatgaaaattctttgagaatctaTCCTGGGATGTTTCTTGGGAATTATACAggaaatttaaagaaatatttgaagaaatccctggaaaaatccgGAAAGTATAGGTAAAGCAAATCCTATAGTACTTGTCTGATGAaacttctctagaaattcctgataaacTCTTACGTGGAAGTTTCCTATGAGGAAGTCTTGAAAGTGCTTAAGGTGAATTGCTTAGATATAtcattttgataataaattgaatccctggataaaattccctccccttggttatgcgaccttgccgcgatgggagggcataatccattagcccatatgatggaaaccaaaggcgtaacctgtagtggtggtatcacattttggcattttttgcttaaagccgcgtcataattcatatggcatagacgcaataatatctcggatgtgatccaacggacattctgcgtcattgatagaattgatgcccatttcaaataattaatctattcgaagtggacattaatactattggtgacgttcagtttgccttttgctaaccagaatgatccgtagccactcttactattagctagctagatacatcgttatgatatacgacgtagggaatacttaggaactcttaggaaaatgactagtagattcactgagtagaaatgagtggcgacaatcttattttaatatggtttttacattgccataataagaaatacctcttttgtaacagcggtataaataatctaattccagcttcattttcgcaaaatttacaagtagaaagtaggcgttgtgaagcattgcatttgccaccgaaaagtgaatcttgtaggagactgtaatagaagccaaggtaactttactcttcaatattcactataaaaatgactatggaaagtaagacgctgagatcgatcattagggtacacttgctagtttcgaaaaattgttgaacaaacaaggaaagcgacttttttctttaaggatatatgaacgtaatgaccaataaatacttatAACAACAtgtcgactagacagtattagtaatgcactactatttcaaacaaattctaatggagctgctgattttcataatgcttccttttctcagaagcaagggaatatgggtacttttcaaaaactaccacgtcacaatactaatgaaaaaacagtgttcatgtgggcgccattgcctagtccgtctgagtattggtcctggtagaggggaaacttggcaaaagccagaccgagggttcagccttgacaagttaagctgtcaggcagctccaactgaataccatacaaaaaaaaaaattgaatccctggataaaattctgcaggattttctggaggcattttttgaaatacattgaacagaattcctgaagaaacttgagTAGAAATGGTCGAAACAAATACTGTAGTATTAGCTGAAGTGAaacttcaaattaaattttaaaaatccacagttttttcttgaaaaatctgcATGAGTAATTTGTGAAtgtaatattcatgaaatttctggatgaatctaATAATGAAACCGTGGTCGATTTTATtgtggaacttctggaagagttCTCAATagattttctggaataattcctggaagaatctttgagcAATTCCTGAGATAAACCGTAAATGAATTCAGGAAGTAATGCATTAGCTAAAATAGCTGAAGAAATAACTGAAAAACGGCACAGGAACTCTTTGCGAATCGCTTTGTGGagtttcttgagaaaatccttaatggatttcttcaaaaactctggaatcaATACTTGGGatttttcttggaagaactactgtagaaatctttgaaagatctgCTAGAGTAACTACTGCAAAAATCGGTcagcatggattttttttaagataccCTCGGATAGcattttgggaaaatttctggGTAATTCCTGTTAAAATACCTGGCTATGTATTTCGAATGTATTGGAATTCATTGCAAGGAGAAGGGAAAGTAGTGATTAAGTcactaaaaagagacctgctaccggCCCTGCGCTTGTGTGGCCACGCTGAGAATTCCCTGAACAATAGCAAACAGATGAGCTTACCTGTTCTGAATGGACGCATAGGTGGTCAATATCAATGCCAGGATGCACAACGCTTCCCGTCCGTAGATGATTATCATGCTTATACGGCTATACCTCCTGCCGTGGTTATTTTGAGGATCGTCACCGGTTTCGTTACCCGTGTAGTGATACTTTAGCGCAAGATCCCCCGTAGATTCTAGCTCGTGTTCCACGTCGTCTTTCGCATGGTTTTGTATCTTGCTGTCGTCATCAGTGCTGGCGGCAAGTCTAGTGCTGGTCAACAGCGACGTTCCACTTGGCAGCTCTTCAGCTCCACCTGCATTGCTCGGGAACTCTGTTTGCTCCGAGGTCACCACCTGTTTCTCCCACGGTGCAAGGCTGGAACTGATCCGACGACGACTTGAGCTGCGAAGTACTTCGTCTGCTTTGGACAGATTCTTTGTAGAGCTGCTTCTGCAATCTTCTGCTGTTTGCTGCTCCCAGGCTGGTATTAGTGTATTCATAAGGAACCGCTATTTTCATTCGTCGTCTTCGGCTCTGCTTTTGCTGTTGCTGCTTTCGATAGTCCACAACCGAGAAACAACACGTCATTACCATCAGAGCCCCTTCTAGACGTCGTCTTCGTTTCGTTTCGATGTCTTGGTCGTCGTTTCAAAACACGGCCACCCAAAGCAAAGGCCCAGACAGAGAAAGGGGGCGAGGAAGCCAATCAAAACAGCATTCTTTTACGGTCGCTCTGCGAAACACTGGGTTTTCTTATCACCGCTTATCACTTTCGGTCCATCCGAATTTCGTAGCATTCGCTGCACAAGCACACAATTTCCACCTAATCACGGCTATAATTCAATTATTAATCTCTGCACGGTGTTGAAAACGAAGAACGGATTGCGatttggaaataaaaattttgacgtTTCTCTCGCAGAGACAGTTCACGGcgtacactgaacgaaatctcccgTCACGAATTATCATTAGGTAGTTTtcgattgacaaaaaaaaaactcaacgcaaaaaacaataaaattacccagcgttagctttcgaagtctccgtggTGTGTTAAAACAGTTTAAAGTTAGGTAAATTCTAATGAGCTTCGACGTTGGGTCGGTGCGAAACAACCctaccgtgggtaaaaactaaatgcaatttacccaaatttgagaaCTCATTATGCGTGGCGCGAAAAGTTCTCGCGCCGACGATCTCAAAAAACGTTTGTAGATCGCCGCATGCacttcaaatcgttttggtgtcttctgcgcgtTCATTTCTTGGACAACCAGAAATAATCGTGTAGAAGAAaccaaaacgatttgaagtagCTGCGGTGATCTACAAGCATTTTAAAAAGCTTTCAAGATCGCCGTCGTGATAAATAATCGCGCAATGCACAGTATTTTTTGGATAGTCTGATTTCTTCGTGTAGGTTGTGTTAGTGGACAACATGACAATCAGCTGATTGAACCGGTTCAAATCCAGTTGGATTTTTCTGCTTATGCTCAGCAGCAACCCTGCTGTTTgtaaataaaatcataaaatttcacCACCGGAGACCACAGCCTGATAGTAACTAACAGTTACCAACTTTTAACAGAAAAACAATCGGAGAAATGAGTGAAACCCAGATGCCTGTTTTCAAACGAATGAATCTGGCCCAAACGAATCCCATTGCGGGCAATAAGAAACGAACGTGGAAATCCCTGAAGCAGATCACAGCCTACGAGCGCACACTGCCTTGGAAGGAAACGGATGTTACATGTAAGCTTCTAAGGAAAATGTTCCCCTCCCCAATTCAATCAACCTTCTAATCGATTTCAGATTCCTCCATCAATGCCCCGCCATCGTTTGTGCCGGCCAAGAAGTATTCCGACATTTCCGGGCTGATAGCGCCGTATACCGATCCGCAAACCAAACTGCACTACCACAACGCGGAGGAGTTCCAAACGGTGCGGAGTTTGCCGATGGATCTGACGGCGGGCTATCTGGCGCTGCGAGGCGCCAGCAGTATCGTATGAGGCGGACAACTTTTTCGATGCGTTGTATTTTACATAGGAACTTGAATTTAATGTAAGCattatctcttttttttttttgaaaatgttcgaTTCTGCTAAATCGATGACTGCCATGCGTGGCCGAGCAAAAAGGACAACATACAAATTACTTTGTAGGTACCTACAATtcctataattttattttattgatgtacaagggggtcagggaccacatctccagcataagtttaaaAACTCACACCTTCCATAATACAATCCAATATAAATAGTGCCTCTGATTCCTTCAATTTTCTCCAATTTTCTCTTACAGGTCCTTTCGTACTTTTTCTTTTGTCGCTCATTTTCATCGTTGTTCTTAACGGTTTGTTGTTTGTTGCATTATTGATGGTGGGTGAACTTTGCCACTGTTTtgaatagagcgctgcatatgacgagcctaacctcacttatttgacagctactggtcctgttgtttacggttcggacttagtcgttttttccatcattttttcatcttcgcatttctatcaccagcatgcagatggtgacgattttccacggtaggaagatagaataatacgatccgtgggtatctgtagtggatttgacctctcctcgcagcaaactttcacgaaattaagaatgattcgaaaaaagtactaagtccaaactgtaaacaacaggaccagtacctgtaaaaattgatgcgtgacgtcacagtgcagtggagtatggAGCGTTTGAGAGTTGGCCTTTTGAAAGATGATTCGAGAACCTCGTCAACTTCTTTCGAAACGTAGTTAACGCTTTGGGAAGAACTGTTCAGAATATCATCTGAAAAAAGTAAATTATTGTgataatttttaattgaaacataaatacattcattttacCTTTCGAATAAGTATCAACtactataggcctattcacatgacgtctcaaatcagctgatcggaaagcactttgacagttcttctatgaaaatgacaggcccgtgttagcactggtcctccaccgatgtaaacaaatgcatagacggatctgtcacatgaaaaggcctattaaaGCATTTGGAACGCCTTGAGACGGACAACTAAACCCTACGCTTTCGTTTTCAAACCCTTTGAACTCACACGGCAACGCAGatctactcaaatttgagttgtttcaacgcaaaaccgtagttgagcccaataacccaaatttggctaaatttccaaggcctccaTTAGGTTTTTTGCCTTTAAAGCCATAAgcaaaatttacttaaatttggtttgattcaacgcaaaattgagttcattcaacccaagcttgagaataatgcattttacccaaatttggcttattgggccaaactacccccattgggtaggtgcagctctctctatttttgacaacattggtggggaagagagagaataccgagagattttgggttgagagaataatcgatatacttaattttgggtataGTCAACTCAAATATTAGGTAAAATGGTTATTCCGTGCAGGTTCACTTTCAAGGCTGTCATTAAACTCCTGaggattaaccctctaatacccaaccttgcctttagacggggtacactttggaattttgtgtattttttcgtagttcgtaaatcaaaatgattttatttttggcttaaacttgGTCTCAGaacacgcatatgagaaaagtttttaaagacttttgaaatttttttgtatttttgaaaattgtttgaaaaattgtattcctaTAGAAtttacaaatgcctggggtttattTTACGTGtagtataaaaaaaatcgtaccatttatatttttctactattaacctataacagaagaagagcttggaggtattaaaataatttcaaacctgttttccgttaattacacggaaaataaaaatattttcagaaaaatatttaaaatttatttttaaaagtactgtaaaacttgaatttttatcattgccaaaaatcagtaactagaagaggcttcaaaaaatatgaaaaaggatagggattttcaaaattaaaagatataaaaatcaaaaaccaaaattcatagatttgcgaataaaaataaagcattgcccaaaacgtgtttagaacgattttagataactaaaaatgatatttagatcgaaaataaaaatttaggtattagagggttaattgcCGCTGTTTCATCCTCGGCTCCATTCCTACCAAGGCTGGTtcattgtactctgtagccagagtaaggtTATCTGACTTGGCAAAAGAGGCTAGGAGGCCATCTTTACtttgctggccgttttgtttacaaacattactgcctgGCCTGGATAACGCTCAAACTGAAACTAACCGTGCTGCCAATAGTGCGAACGAAATAGTTAAAAAGAGAGATAAAAGTAGAGTACGCTACGCGCAGATGCGGCTGCATTAGAATAATTTCTGACATCATTTTTTCTGGTGCTGATGCCTGGCCCGCAAGATGCTGAAACTAAAACTAACAGTGCTGCCATAAGTGTGGACGAAGTTGTAGAAAAGAGAGAAAGAAGTATAGAGCACACATGGACCGTGCGGGTGTGACCGTATTAGTATCTTGATaacactgtttctccaaccaatcagaaGTTAATTGTCTGACTACAtgtctcagatgtttgtaaacaaaactgCCAGCCCTTGCTCACCTACCCTTCCTGGTTTTCTCCACGAAGAGAGCATAATGTATCACCTTTGGAGGAGCTGGACCCGCCTTGATTCATACTAGCAGCTTTCTTCCGAAccaaaaataaattgtgatcTTCAATAGGACCTGTCCATCTTTCTTCAATAAAATTTGCTCGAAATGTCTCCAATTGTCCGTGTGTTGAGTACGATTccaatttctccggaaattgtTGTAGGTTGCATTCTGCATGCTCCAAGTCGTGAATCAAATTCTGGGCCATACTGTCCCTTCATGTGTGGTTTGAGCATCGTTATTTACCAATACTAACGACATATAATGTACTGCAACCACATCGAAAGGGTATAGTCCAGCTCGCCGGAAACTATTTGTTAGAGTCGGTGACATATTGCTCATTAAATCGATGGCCTTTTGTAATAGCAGTGCGATTTTATACCTTGGCGGAACTTCACCGGCATTATCGATCCTCCATTCAGTCAACGGCTGATTCCGAAATAGCTTCAATGGTCGAAAAAATGAGATATCTAGAGGTTGTGTTATTTAGGTTTAGTTGGTATTGGGTGACAAGCATATCAATATTATAAGCGATTTCTTGCAGAATTCGGTTGATAGATGTGACACATGGCTTTTATGTCCATCTACAAAAATCGCGAAGATACAAGTAAAATGTATCTTGGTTCATCCATCCGGTATCAGTTCTATCAGCAGCCCAATTTGTCGGCGGTTATCTATagatttctcctggaatacGTTGCTTGTATGGGAACAGCATCATAGTGGGTGCTAGTGCACCAGATGCGTTCGCTGCGAAGAGAGCTGTATATGACTCTTTGTCCGAGTTTCCAACCCGCGTATCCAGACAACATCACTTCTTTGGTGGGTACAGTGCGCACCGCTATCTCATCCATATTAAATACCCTAGACGGATCTTTGAGGATTTGTTCATGTTTATCTGCTCTtatgaaatttttaatcaaaCCAGTCTCTGATCTGTTTCTCGGTTACTCTCGCTCGATGCTTCGGGAGGATTCTTTGACAATTATTTTCTGGTTTACGTTACAAtctaaccaaaaaaaaaatgatcatgaTGTCCAGAATTTTCTAAGAATCGTCTTAATTAAGTACAAGTGCAAATTTTGCTTAGATTTTCAACCGAATCTAACATGACTCGTTTTAGAAGATTGTAACGGATTCTATAAGAATGCTGTTCATGATTTTATAAGAATCCTCCCAGCAATTCTGTTAGAAACCCAGCCAAGATTATGCGAAAACCTTGTCAAGGAACTAGTGAAAATGTTGTCCCAGATTTTACGATAATTTCATTGTCTAACCCAAGATTCGTTGGAATCATGCTAAAGATCTTACGAACATGTCCAAGCCCAAGTATTACGTGAAATATTGCCTATGAGAATCCTTGTCAAGACTTTGTGATAGATTCTGGTCAAATTCCTAACGAGATTATGTAAAATGCTTGCCTAGAATTCAGTGAAAATCCAATATATTATTCAGTAAGACTGTGTTTTATGAATAACATAGAAGAGAAATAGTTCTTGTTAGTCTAATAAAACTAAGCTTATCATGTAAATATGCTAGTCTTTTAACCTCGAAAGGGTCGTTGCAAGTTAGACACAGTTctaacagtagaagcattagccttaGAATGTTAATatcgctgacagcttgagtaccgggtctataagtgtcaaatcaatgtTTCtaaccaaaataaaacattctctacaacatgaCACTAAATAAACTATCaaaaacatcaattaaaaatactaataaaataattcatttttgtgacaacagcgccattagcgttctactggTTCTACTACTTTCTATTGTTCTAACGGATGTCTAAACTTCAAATAAGGGGTCATACAAAAATGACATCCATCATTTGGGAGAGGGATGAAAATGTGACAGATCATGCATTAGGTATTGGGAAAACCGTGACAAAAATAGGAAAAAGGGGGTTTAGAAATtcgagaaattccgaaaaacgatggacgtcatatttgaatcgtccctaaaAAGATAAAGTAAAGAATAATCAAGTTGAAATATTAGCATGAGATTAAATCAAAAGTTGAAATAATTAGCGTTGGTACAGTAACACCTCGATATACCGTAACTCGAtatttattttcgttacgttgTATCGAAGCAAAATGttttttctgaatttcgttCAACATGTATTGTTTGATGAGAAAATGGATCTAAAATTGATGTAATTGACTTATCAGGCATTTTCAGCCTTTCTTACatatgttttttgatattttcagttttttttcgaccattttttTCTGTCGATATTGTAGGAATGCCTCAAGGTAAACTTCCAAGTAGTCATCCAGAACTTTACAAGGAATTTGCCAAggggttcctccagggatttcataaagattccaaagattacaCAAGGAATTCCTCGAGTTATTCTTCAAAAGATGACTGCAGCAGTCCTTTCAGGTGGTATCCTGCAGAAAATTGCCAAAGATTTATCTCTGGTaattaaatatcatttttaactTTTAAGTCAAAGTGGCTATTCTCGGGGATGGAATTCGATCGCAGATACTCGAAGTAAGatgcgtgtgttctaaccactacactgccgtgaatcgcaagtcagatccatctgcattttcttcaaaattaaattgagtg includes:
- the LOC5572446 gene encoding INO80 complex subunit C, with the protein product MSETQMPVFKRMNLAQTNPIAGNKKRTWKSLKQITAYERTLPWKETDVTYSSINAPPSFVPAKKYSDISGLIAPYTDPQTKLHYHNAEEFQTVRSLPMDLTAGYLALRGASSIV